AGGGCACAAAAGGTCTGCCTTACTGCGAAGATCGCGGAAGGACATGGCGCTCTGGTCTCCGGCAGTCCCAGGTCGCAGCCGCCACTCTGTCCCGTCAGAGATCACGGGCCGGGTGCTCGCTGGTCTCTATGACAACCATCGCAGCCCTGGACGGCGCGCGGGCGGGGTCAAACAGGACCAGCCTGAGACACCGCCGGGCTTCGCGCGCGCGTGCGCAGAAGAgccggccggcagggggcgctggcGAGCGCCCAAGGTAGCCAGAGAGagaggaccctggggtgggggTTGCGAGTCCCAGCTTCCCTTTCGTGGGCACCTGCACTGGCTCGTATATTCTGAGCCCCTACTGTGTGCCTGACACTGCTAGATGCTTTACACACTGCTTCTCACGTCCTCCTCACCTGCCTCATGAAGAATTACTATAGGCTCCTGAGCCCGGGTCCTTTCTTTCCGGGTTCTCGTGCACAGCACGCTTCCTTTCCTGCCGGCGTAAAAGGGAGGGCCCCGCGGCCCGCACCCGGGGTCGCCCAGGAGCGAGCGCGACAGGACCAGGTGCACACCCAGCTTACAGTCGGGGTCCCGCGCTCGTGCAGCTTGGACTTCACGACAGGCCGGGAATCAGTCCCGGGCCCAAGTGCGAGACAGGTGGTGGTTGTCATGACAACAGAGGCCTGTCTCCTTGGGCGCTTAAGGAGGCCCGCACGCGGCGTGTTCGTCCCTCTCCCGGCTGGAGCTTGGAGGGTGGAAAGGAGGACAGCGCCCAGCCCTTGGCCGGGGTCAGCCGGGCCAGCCAGGCCTCAGCGGCAGACCGTCGTGCCGGGCTAccatggggaggggggggggggcggtcagGCGACAAAGAAAGGCGAGGTCCGGGCGAACCAGGGAAGCGGGGAGGTGAAATGAGCTGGAGGGGAGCAGCTTTGACACCCCCCGGCCCCCATTGGGGGTGGTATTGGCGAAGTACGAAGTGACAGGTTCCTGCGTAAGTGGAACATAGAGGGTTCCGAAGGAGACCCACACTAAATCTTTCAGTCCGACAGAGGTGACAATGCACTTAATGGGGAAAGGAGAGTCTTAAACAAATGGTTTTGGAGCAATTGGAAAtgcagatgcaaataaatgacCCATACTttacactattaaaaaaaaaataactaaaatggtTTGCAAACCTAAATGTAGAACCTAGAGCTATACAATTTCTAGAAGAATACTTAGAGGGAAAGTTctgtgaccttgggttaggcgATTTCTTAGCTATACCAAAAGcatggtacatttttaaaaatgttaaattggatgtcaccaaaatttataatttataattataatttataatttattctgctctttaaatatataatttataatttataatttattctgctctttaaaaagcactttaggaaaatgaaaatataagccacagtcgaggagaaaatatttggaaaatatatgaaagacttatatccagaatatatttaaaaaactcgCAAAACTCAataaaacaatccaatttaaaaatagacaaaaaatttgaacagatacCTAATAAAAGAAGATAGCTGGATGGCAagtaataagcaaacaaaaagatgTTCCACATTAATAGTCATAGGGAAATGCATGTTAAACCACCATGAGATATCActatattgtttttttgttgttgttttgaggtgtcaggctggggattgaactccaggtagctgctcaaccactgatccatatcggcttccctgagttggcttttgtgtttgttttgcttgtttttgttttatcaggaggcacaagaccaagcccaggacctcccatctgggaggcAGGAATTcagctgcttgagtcatatccactacATTTACTGTTTTTAGAATGgctgaaacaacaacaacacactaACAATGCCaggtgctggaaaggatgtggagcaacTTGAACTTTCATGCATTATTGGTGAGAATTTAAAGCAGTACAGCCACTTTGGATAACAGATGAGCTGTTTCTTAGAAATTTAAACGTACACTTACATACCACTCAGTAatcccattcctaggtatttccacaaagaaatgaaaacgtaCCCACACATGTatgcaaatgtttatagcagctttattcaaaagTGACAAaagggaaacaatccaaatgccctTCTACttgtgaataaataaacaaatcgtGGCACCCCCAtgtgatggaatactactcagcaataaaaaaggaacaaactgcTGATACACACAACCACAAGGATCGATCTCCGATGCAATTATGCCAATGAAAGAAGAGAGATTCAAAAGGCTACATAccatatggttccatttatatgacattctggaaaaggcaaaactatagaaacAAAGTTTAATAGTTACCAGAAAGACATCAACTACAAAGGGGCAAAAAGGAGTTTGGGAAGTGATGGAACTCTcctatatcttgattgtggtagtGGTTTCATAGGAGagcggatgcagctcagtggttcagtgcctgcttctcatgttcaaggtcctgggttcaatctctggtacctccttaaaaaaactcATAGAACTCTACCCTAATAGACTGTACTCTAAAAGGTGTGAATATGCATGTATGTAAAGTTATCTGAATAaataaagccttaaaaaaaacagacaacctcAGAACCCTCCAGTGGCTTCCCATTGCAGTTAGAATGAGACTCAGATCCTCCAGCCAGgtgtctctggctctctgaggcaTCTAACCCTCTGGTCACTCTCCCCCTTGCTCCCTTTCCTCCACCCACCctggctttcctttttttttttttttttaaagatttattttttatttatttctctcccctttccccctgccccagttgtctgctctttgtgtccattcactgggtgttcttctgtattcgcttgtattcttgtcagcggcactgggaatctgtgtctctttttgttgcattatcttgctgtgtcagctctccacgtgtgcggccccactcctgggcaggctgcacttttttcatgctgggtggctctccttatgggcacactccttgcatgtgaggctctcctacgtgggggatacccctgcgtggcatggcactccttgcgcacatcagcactgcgcatgggccagctcatcacacatgTCAAGAGgcccttgggtttgaaccctggacctcccatgtggtaggcggctgCTCTAGCCGTTGAGCCAAAACCACttcccttgagccaaatccacttcccctggcTTTCCTTCCAAATCACCAATCTTGTTCCTGTCTTTGCACTTGCAGTTCCCTCTACAGCTGGGGCACCCTGTGCTAAAGCACCCAGCACTGGTGGAAGCagtcagctgtgtgaccttgggcaggttacttAATCTCTTAGTGCCTTAAATTCTTCACTCTTAAAACAAACATAATGGGtgtgggggtgggaataaataaattaaataaatcttaaaaaaacaaaacaaaacagagataaTATTTGGTAGGGTTACTGCCAGGGTTAAATGAGATGGGATGGGCAGTTTGGGGCAGACCACATTCAAGATCCAGTATGGTTGGCAGAGTGCTAAAGGGGCACCAAGAAGGGAAGCCAAGCCTCCTCCcttgggtttttaattttttaacagctttattgaggtatgatTGACATACAAACAGTAAACCACCCATATATAAAGTGtacactttgctttttttttttttttgaggttccaaggctggaaattgaacccaggaccttgtatatgggaagccagcactcagtcactgagccacattcgttcccaagttggcttttttgtttgtttgcttgttgttgttgttgttttcaaggaggcaccaggaactgaacccgggacctcccatgtggaaagcaggcactcaactgcttgagccacatctgctccctactttgaTAAACTTTGACATGTGTGCACATCTCTGAAACCATCACCCTAATCAAGAGAGCGAATGTATCCATCTCCTCCAAAGTTTCCTTGTACCCCCTTAAGAATATCCCTCCCGTACTTTCCtgccctccacctccaccacagGCAGCCATTATTCTGCTTTCCGTCACTGTAGATTGGAATATTTCTAGAGTGTCCTTTAAATAGACTCACACAGTAGAGACTATTTTATtggtggcttctttcactcagcataattagaGATTTGTCTGTattgtaacatgtatcaataattcATTCCTTCTCCAGGTCATGcatatagagtatatagatatgttcagatgttcattgggtgttaacatagtgggtagagtttcacactacaactgagggagtgctgagttcccaacCTGGGGAGTTCTGTTGCATTccgcaatggaacagcaacaatcccccaagtgcaagggcaaagaccagcaAAGAAGGATGGGCCAGTCATgggcccttgatgctgatgactatgcatatgagcctgtgtgcttgaaatttcaacttggcctagagctgcagggtgcttaagagttacctcctgagagcctccatgttgttcaaatgtggctactctctaagccaaacacagcatataaatacacattaccttccccccagcacgggacatgactcctggggatgagcctccttggcaccaagggattacaaccaagcactagctggtgatgcgactagaaaaagaccttgagtaaaaggtggaaatggtaaagacaaatgagtttatatggctaagagacttcaaaatgagtcaggaggttatcagaggggttgtgcttatgcatgtatcagcaggaactcagagacagccaaagtagaaacTATCCCAGGGAGTGATGCtctctaagggctacagagacacccaggtcctatagtcatcaCAGATAACTCTGGAggtcagtgccttgccagtggaccccactttggaatttgtgttccaagtgtgatggagttggattgagatgtgacttctctacacattcctcttctgtcacttttactgaacctgtggttggtgctggggttggtgtatgcccaggagacttgaatctctggactgtccatgtgccagctgggctctgagctccagcagagttgcaatacctactctctagttcgttggacttacccagatcagctaacaaggaggtgaggatggtcaaccaccacaccaaggatccaagagagtctacagctgcaagcaagagaatcccatccatcagccatgtgggatctaagccccctttcaatttagaggtggagtgggcatcaccatcccaggtcctcaggatggaggaataaaatatggattagagtggacttactggtattctactatagaagtattgtgactctaacaatggaagacgttatatcattgatgtggagacagtggccacgggagttgctgaaggcagggagagggaaaaagaggtgtaatatgggggccttttgggacttggaattgtcctgaatggtatagcagggacagatgcaggacattatatatcctgccataacccactgaatggactgggagaaagtgtaagatacaacataaactataatccatgctgtgtagcagtgcttcaaaatgtattcatcaaatgcagtgaatgtaccacactaattaaagaagttgatgtgggaagagtgcagggtatggggaatggggtatatatgggaacttcatatattttaatgtaacattttgtgtgatctatgtatctttttttaaaaagataattttttaaaaagatttaaaaaataattcattcctttttattgctggtaGAATATCCATTGTATGGAAATACcacagttttggttttttttttcattttggtttacattatggtttttattttagactgtacaaatttctaaatttttagcttccttatattttacattatggtttacattttagcttatagacttttatacacgtttggtgtaagttaacatgtcctatatccatcattgcatgatcttttttaaaaaaaattttaatattacattaaaaaaattaggtccccatataaacccccccaccccctttaccccactcctccccccatagcaacaatctcctccatcatcatgagacattcattggatttggtgaatacatctcagagcaccgctgcacctcatggtcaatggtccacatcatagctcacactctccctgttccattcagtgggccatgggaggacatacaatgtccggtaactgtccctgcagcatcacgcAGTTTAATcatcacctgttgatggacatgcccagtttttggctattacaaataaagctgtgATATATGTTCATGTAGAAGTCTTTGTATGGATATACACTTTATTTTCTCTTGaataaatacctaggaaaaaatgTCTGAATCATATAATAGGTGAacgttttctttttaagaaactgtcaaactgttttccaaagtggttgcaccattttacatagcCACCAGCACTGAGTTCCAGTTCCtctacatccttgtcaacacttagTTATGATTCAGTCTTTAATGTTAGCCATTCTGGTAGGGCTtcaggttctaatttgcatttccctaaaggctaatgatgctgaatatcttttcatgttcttgtcTGTCGTGTAtatgtcttctttggtgaaatgtctgttcaaatcttttgcctgttttctttttttgtttgttttttttcccccttatttttagAGTTCTTTATGCATTCTGGATGCTAGTTCTTTGTCTGATATatgctttgtaaatattttctgtgATTTGGTGGCTTGCTTTTTCACTCTCCTTTTGAAGAGTAGATATTTATGTactgaagtccaatttatcaatttgttcttttatgaattgtgcTTTTGGTATGTAATATTTTTCTAACCCAAGGTCAAAAAGATTttctcctgcattttcttctagaaattttataggtttaggttttacatttaggtctttggtccattttgttgtttttctgtttgttttaattttttggtccattttgagttaatttttgtatattatttgaGACATGGAccaaagttatttattttttcatatggaACTTTGATCATCAGCACCATTTGATCAAAACACCTTTGTCCACTAGATTTCATTTGCACCTttgtaaaaaaaatcagttttccatTTGTGTAGAAGTGTAATTCTGGACTCTccattctgtttcattgatctatcTTGAGGCGAAGACAACATACAGTCTTGATTTTTgagctttataataagtctttAAACCAGGTGGGTTTATTATTCTCCAGCTTTGTTATTCCTTTCcaaagagttttgtttttgtttttgtctatgCTAGGTCCTTTGAATTTCCATGtgaatttaaaaatcaacttgtcaatttttaccaaaaaaaaaagaaaaatagcctaCTTGAATTTTGATATGAATTGCTTGGAATCTACTGTCTATAGATCTTTTTGAGGAGAATCAACATCTTAACTATGTTGAGTCTTCTATCCAATGAAAAAAgtgtatctctccatttatttagatctcctTTACTTTCTCTcagtgactttttctttttttagttttccatATATAGGCCTTGTACatcttttgtcagatttattTTGACActgttataaattatatatttttaaaatttcaatttgatTTCTTATGGATGgtgaaataaatacattatgttcttatatagaaatacaaatacaatagttttttttttaaagatttatttatttatttctctccccttcccccccactccggttgtgtgttctctgtgtctatttgctgtgtgttcttctttgtcagcttctgttgtcagcggcacgggaatctgtgtctctttttgttgcatcatcttgttctgtcagctctccgtgtgtgcggcaccattcctgggcaggctgcactttctttcgcgctgggtggctctccttatggggcgcactccttgcgcatggggctcccctacgcgggggacacccctgcgtggcacgccactccttgagcgcatcagcactgcgcatggacaatagatttttacatattgatttTGAATTCTGTAGCCTTGCTAAAATCAATTAATTCTATTTACTTTTTTGTAGATTCCAGTGGATATTCTACATAGGTAATCATGTCATCCTTgaacaaagacagttttatttcttcctttccaatatgccTTTTTCCCCTTGCCTGATTGAACTAAATTAGAATCTCTAGTACAATGTTACATAGAGATGGTGAGAgcaggcattcttgtcttgttcctgactttctTACGGGGAAAgtattcattctttcaccattaaatatgatatcAACTATAGATTCCCCCATTTTGTCATTTATGtccttccctttttattttttttgagaaataattcatataccataaaattcatacTTCTAAAGCATCTCAATCAGTGGTTTGCTGTTTATTCAAaatgtgcaaccatcactactaattccagaacatttttatcaccctaaAAGGAAACCCAGTAACTATTAGGTGtccctccccatccctccctccagcccctgaCAACCTCTAGTCTGCTTTTTGTCTCTCTGGATTTgcatattctggacatttcatataaatggaattgtacaatgtgtggtcttctgtgtccggCTTGTTTCACACAGCAtaaagttttcaaggttcatccatgttgttgcatggatCAGGATTTGATTCCTTTTtctggctaaataatattccattctatgtgtATACCTTactttgtttatctatttatctaaccatggacatctgggttgttttcaatttttggctattttgcaTAACACTACCACAGACATCAGTTTACAAGTTTTTCCAGTTCTCTTGGATTTATAccttggagtggaattgctgggtcacatttgagtaactcACTACCTTTTTAAGAAGCCTCTGCCAGACTTTCCCACAGCAGCTGCCCCGTCTTACGCAAGCACTAGCAGTGTCTGAAGACGCCCTTCTTGGTTTTCTCCGTAGTTTTGGCAGCTGGGTTTTGCTTTCAGCAAGGCTTGTCTTCAGAATGTTCCTTGACCTAGAGTGTTTTCCTGGCATGCCTTTCAATGCTCAATCACCCTTCCGATGGTGCCACTCTCAGCCCGAGCTGGACGTGGGCACGCCCATGGATTCCAGGCCAcctgccctcccccagggccccCTTCCAACCCCCACCAGAGTGACCAGGCCTGAGCTGCTCCTTAGGGGAGTCAGAATCAGCAGCAGCATCATAGCAAACAACGGTTAATAATTATGGGGCGCTCACTACACCCTGGGCTCCAAGCTAAGTTCTTCCTGTGCACTCCATCATTCGATCCACTCGTTACCCTGTGTTTTCCTTCCAGGGAAATGGGCAGTTAGAGAAGGTAGGTGACCTGCCCTGGCACCCAGAACCGCCTTCTGAGTATGCTCAAAGCCCTGACTCGGTCTCACCAGGGCTGCACCGCTACTCCCTCATTTCCCACgtacagaaaaggaaactcaaGTCCCAAGAAGTCACCCCAGGGAGTGGCTGTCGGCATGCCAGGGCTGAGTCTTGGGTGGTCTGTCCTGAGCCAAAAGGCCCCTGGATTTCCCCCTGGGGGTCCGGCTCCCGCTGTTGCCCTCCTCTCACCCTGCCCATGCCGGGGGCACCGTCCTGTCCTGCACTTGGGGGTCCGGGAAGGCTGGGAGTCTCCCCTGTGACGTCATAAGTGTTGGTTGCCACGGGAGAGCTGCAGACCCAGCCCCGAGGCCGGGAGAGCAGGGCCTGCTGCCCAGAAGTCCTGGCCCCTCCTCGCGCACCACTCTGGCCCTCCATGGAAGCCTTGGTCTGTGCCTTCTCTGAGCTGCGCATAAGAGAAGGTGCTGGGCCGCGGGGCAGGGTGGCAGGAGGAGAGATTCCTCCTGTACCCACATGGTGCCAAAGCCCCCGGGGGCCCGAGGGACATGCGTGCTTGGGAGAGGGGTGCAGCCACCTGGCTGGGGCTGGTCAGGGCCTTCTGGGCCCCCTGTGCACTTTCTATCCTGGGGCCAGGATGTCCCCCCTGTGCAGAGGCAGAAAGGACTTGGAGTCCTGAACGGGATCTGAGTGCCCAGGTCAAGGGGGGTGTGCGGGCAGGCGGCAGACACCCAGACAGGTCAGCGGAGGCTCAGGCCGGAGTGGAGGCCACAGTGCCAGCAGGCCTTGGTGGCCGCGCCTGCTCCCGCCACCCTCCCGCTCTCCTTCCACAGATGCAGTGAGCTGGGCGCGCGGTCGCGCCAGCCACCCCGACACGCCCCCCAACGTCTACGAgggggggctgggggcccagCAGCAGCAGTGCCCCAGCACCCCGGGGAGCAAGCCCAAGAACTTCCGGCTGCGTCACCTCCGGGGGCTGGCGCTCTACCTGCCGGCCCACGTGCCGCCCGCAGGTCAGCCGGAGAGCCACTGGCTGGGCCGGCTCATGGCCGGGGGCTGCCTGCCGCGGCCCGAGCGCACGGCCTGGGCGCTGGTTCCGCCCCAGGGGACCCTGGGCCCAGCGCACGGCCGCCGCCCAGCCCTTCTGGAAGCCCGGCTGCCCAGGGACAGCCTGGGAAGCACAGGTGAGTGCCGTCGTGGCAGGACTGGGGACAGGGAGGCGgatgggggagggctggggcggGGATGCAGGATGGaccccttctcccccccaaccTCTTGGGGACGGGCAGCCCACAGTGACGTCACATCCCCTCGGGCCAAGAGCCGAGGACTCTGTGGCCGGCCCTGTGACCCCTGCTGCGTCCACGGATGTCCCCAGGACATAAAAACCAAGTGGATTCTAGGAGCCCTGGGCTCCCGGTCCCAGCTGTGTCCCCTTGCCGGGCACCACCCGTGAAAGGACAGATTCAGGGTGGACCCTGTCCATCCAGCTCGCAGCATCTGCTCCTTCTCCCCGGCCTGCGGGTTTGCTTCTGGGAAGACCCCCTCCCCCTTCTGCCTGGCTGGCTGTCTGGCTCTGGGGACCTCGGCAGGGGGGGGACCCGCCCAGTGACTTCCCCCACTCTCCTTTCTTCAGATTCCAGTTCTAGCATGGACCCACCCAAgagggccccctccccacccagtgcCCCTGAGGGCTTGGGGCTCAGACCCAAGAGGTCCTGGGGGTCCTTGGAAGAGTCCACGTGTCCCTTGTGCAAGAGAACCCGTGATGGGGCGCTGGAGAAGCCATAGGGACCTAAGGGCCAGGCTGGTGCTCCCAGCTCCGGGACAGGAGGGGGTGGACACCCAGGACGGGGACGCGGGGGTGGCCCCGGCCCCAGCACTGGCCTCCCACCGCCACCCGGGAGGCCGCCCAGCGCCACGGCGGGCCCGGCCTGGGAGACGCGGGGGCGGGAGGCAGGCCCCGCGGGAGGGGCAGGAGAAACCCAGGCCTGGAGTGCCCTCGCAGCCCGCTCAGCCTCTGGTGCCCAGGCAGCCCGGCCGAGCAGAGAATCGGGCTCCCGAGAGGCCTGGAGCCCGCAGGTCTAAGCGCCAATAAAAACCTAAGCCTGCGCTTCTGTCCCTCTGTCCTGTCAGGCCACCTGAGGTGGAACTCGGCCCCTGCTGAGAACAAGGTTCTGTGCGTACCCCAGGGAGGGCTCAGCAGCACTCCTGCcctgagctgggggtggggaccaTGTGGGGAGTGACCACCCAGGACACGGGCCAGGGCTGGGGAAGCACCCGGGAGGGTGAGACTCccgaaggcttcctggaggaggagctcCCAGCTTGGCTCTAAGccctgcacagggcagcagggcagcagggcagcagggcagcagggcagcgtGGACTGGGCCGGGGGTGTGTGCAGAGGCCAAAGGGCGGCAGGTCGCTTTGGGGAGGACGCTTGGGAGGGCAGCACTTTCCCATCCGAGGCAGAAGGGTCGGCCTGGACCGCACTCCGCCCCTCCCCCCTGTGAGGGCTTGGCTGAAAGTGACCCTCTGTGGGGACCCTGTGTGCCCCCAGGCAGGACCCGCAcagccctcctcctccccagctgGGTGAGACCCCAGGCACCCAGGCCTGGCTGCCCCTTGACCAGGTCACACTTCGTCATGGGGGCCATCCCCTGCACTGCAGGACGTGCAGCAGCGTCGCCGGCCGCCTCCCCCCATTGGGACAACCACAAACATCTCTAAACACTGCCAAATGCCCCTGGGGCCACAGCTGCTGCTCTGTCCTGGGCCGCACCCTGAAGGGGGTCCAGGCTGGCCACAGAGACCTGGCCCCTGGCCCACTTCCCTCCCCGGCAGTCCGGGTCAGGCCAGGGCTGAGCGCTGCCCCTAACCTGGCATCCTGCAGGTCACAGGTGGGTTCCAGAGGCAGACCCCTCCCTTCCCCGTCCCTGTTCCACCTGGGGCCGTTCCCAGGCCCTGGGGAGAGCAGATCCCGGAGACTTCCGTCCTTGGTG
Above is a window of Dasypus novemcinctus isolate mDasNov1 chromosome 23, mDasNov1.1.hap2, whole genome shotgun sequence DNA encoding:
- the C23H16orf90 gene encoding uncharacterized protein C16orf90 homolog, giving the protein MEALVCAFSELRIREDAVSWARGRASHPDTPPNVYEGGLGAQQQQCPSTPGSKPKNFRLRHLRGLALYLPAHVPPAGQPESHWLGRLMAGGCLPRPERTAWALVPPQGTLGPAHGRRPALLEARLPRDSLGSTDSSSSMDPPKRAPSPPSAPEGLGLRPKRSWGSLEESTCPLCKRTRDGALEKP